The proteins below come from a single Comamonas antarctica genomic window:
- the hemE gene encoding uroporphyrinogen decarboxylase: MSFAPLQNDTFLRACRRQATDYTPLWLMRQAGRYLPEYKATRAQAGSFMGLATNVDYATEVTLQPLERFPLDAAILFSDILTIPDAMGLGLSFEAGEGPRFAKVVRDEAAVAELAVPDMDKLGYVFNAVTSIRRALDGRVPLIGFSGSPWTLACYMVEGKGSDDYRLVKSLMYARPDLMHRILAVNADSVAAYLNAQIDAGAQAVMIFDSWGGVLADGCFQEFSLAYTRRVLSQLKRTGVDGTDVPRIVFTKGGGIWLTEMKELDCEVLGLDWTANLGRARAIVGGQAGGPGKALQGNIDPNVLFAPPEQVAAQARAVLDSFGTPHTDRSTTGPTHIFNLGHGISQFTPPENVAALVETVHSHSRALRQR, from the coding sequence ATGTCTTTTGCCCCCCTCCAAAACGACACTTTCCTGCGCGCTTGCCGCCGCCAGGCCACCGATTACACGCCGCTGTGGCTCATGCGCCAGGCCGGCCGCTACCTGCCGGAATACAAGGCCACGCGCGCCCAGGCCGGCAGCTTCATGGGCCTGGCCACCAATGTGGACTACGCCACCGAAGTCACGCTGCAGCCGCTCGAGCGCTTTCCGCTCGATGCCGCCATCCTGTTCAGCGACATCCTGACCATTCCCGACGCGATGGGCCTGGGCCTGAGCTTCGAGGCCGGAGAAGGCCCGCGTTTCGCCAAGGTGGTGCGCGACGAGGCCGCCGTGGCCGAACTCGCGGTGCCCGACATGGACAAGCTCGGCTACGTGTTCAACGCCGTGACCTCGATCCGCCGCGCGCTCGATGGCCGCGTGCCCTTGATCGGCTTCTCGGGCAGCCCCTGGACGCTGGCCTGCTATATGGTCGAAGGCAAGGGCAGCGACGATTACCGCCTGGTCAAGAGCCTGATGTATGCGCGCCCCGACCTGATGCACCGCATCCTGGCAGTCAATGCCGACAGCGTGGCCGCCTACCTCAACGCGCAGATCGATGCGGGCGCCCAGGCGGTGATGATCTTCGACAGCTGGGGCGGCGTGCTGGCCGATGGCTGCTTCCAGGAATTCAGCCTCGCCTACACACGCCGCGTGCTGTCCCAACTCAAGCGCACCGGCGTGGATGGCACCGACGTGCCGCGCATCGTCTTCACCAAGGGCGGCGGCATCTGGCTCACCGAGATGAAGGAGCTGGACTGCGAAGTGCTGGGCCTCGACTGGACTGCCAACCTGGGCAGGGCACGCGCCATCGTCGGCGGCCAAGCTGGCGGCCCCGGCAAGGCGCTGCAGGGCAATATCGACCCGAATGTGCTGTTTGCGCCGCCCGAACAGGTCGCGGCCCAGGCGCGTGCCGTGCTCGACAGCTTTGGCACGCCGCATACCGACCGCAGCACCACGGGCCCCACGCACATCTTCAACCTGGGCCATGGCATCAGCCAGTTCACGCCGCCCGAAAATGTGGCGGCGCTGGTGGAAACGGTGCACAGCCACTCGCGCGCGCTGCGCCAGCGCTGA